A genomic segment from Pseudomonadota bacterium encodes:
- a CDS encoding cation transporter, with translation MSTYTLHITGMTCDHCARTAEDALNALPGVWAEVSYEEGIALVKAPSDVGVERLIERIESKGFKAGLSA, from the coding sequence ATGAGCACCTATACGCTTCACATCACGGGAATGACCTGCGACCACTGCGCGCGAACGGCCGAAGACGCCTTGAACGCCTTGCCGGGTGTGTGGGCCGAGGTCTCGTACGAAGAGGGGATTGCCCTGGTGAAGGCGCCTTCGGATGTGGGAGTCGAGCGCCTCATCGAGCGCATCGAGTCGAAAGGCTTCAAAGCGGGGCTTAGCGCTTAG